One part of the Ornithodoros turicata isolate Travis chromosome 2, ASM3712646v1, whole genome shotgun sequence genome encodes these proteins:
- the LOC135385850 gene encoding uncharacterized protein LOC135385850, producing the protein MCVGNWIRDVSAVKLVLCLSVVALALETSDAQFFSKTTNTIPRMGRRAYAPPLSDSLPSDMRTAVTFLRKFDTDEDGVLTADELMAVPALKFFSWDQPFGLRQGKGTKGCRNGRCDADSNLPNILDEFDERIAM; encoded by the exons ATGTTTCAGCTGTCAAGCTCGTGCTCTGTCTGTCTGTCGTGGCTCTTGCCCTGGAAACGAGTGACGCGCAGTTCTTTTCCAAGACAACCAACACGATACCCAGGATGGGTAGAAGAGCTTACGCACCGCCACTG AGCGACAGCCTTCCTTCCGATATGAGGACAGCAGTGACATTCCTCAGAAAGTTCGACACGGATGAAGATGGGGTGCTGACGGCCGATGAGTTGATGGCAGTCCCGGCTCTCAAGTTCTTTAGCTGGGACCAGCCGTTCGGATTACGACAAGGAAAAGGAACTAAAG GGTGTAGAAACGGAAGATGTGATGCTGATTCCAACTTGCCCAACATCCTTGACGAGTTTGACGAGCGGATTGCTATGTGA